Proteins encoded within one genomic window of Couchioplanes caeruleus:
- a CDS encoding glycosyltransferase, translating to MKVVVAHNRYREAIPSGENVIVDTEIAQLTAAGVDVLPFQRASDSIGDLPAVQKALLPVSPIYGRAAQRDLAELLRREKPDLIHLHNPYPLLSPWVVRTAHAHGVPVVQTVHNYRQVCASGLYFRDGHNCTDCRGKALGWPAIRHRCYRGSAAQSALMATTLAVHRSTWKSVDRYIALTGQIAAHLADYGIPDDRIVVKPNGLPDPGEPAPLGDGFLYAARLSPEKGLALLLDAWRRHPDGALGPLRIAGDGDLRPLAERAAAERDDVTYLGALDAGGMAAARRDAAVIVAVPTWNDVLPTVILEAMAAGRPVLGTDVGGIPYLLGLAGEEDLRGPAGGRDLRGPAGESDLPGPAGESATAPAGWAVRPEPEALAAALPVARAEAGSFAAAARDRYLRAFHPDVVTKQLIDVYNGLSR from the coding sequence GTGAAGGTCGTCGTTGCGCACAACCGGTATCGCGAGGCCATCCCCTCGGGGGAGAACGTCATCGTCGACACGGAGATCGCCCAGCTCACCGCGGCGGGCGTCGACGTGCTGCCGTTCCAGCGCGCCTCCGACTCGATCGGCGACCTGCCGGCCGTCCAGAAGGCGCTGCTGCCGGTGTCGCCCATCTACGGCCGGGCGGCGCAACGGGACCTCGCCGAACTGTTGCGGCGGGAGAAGCCGGACCTGATCCATTTGCACAACCCGTACCCGCTGCTGTCGCCCTGGGTGGTGCGCACCGCGCACGCGCACGGCGTGCCGGTCGTCCAAACCGTCCACAACTACCGGCAGGTCTGCGCCTCGGGGCTGTACTTCCGCGACGGGCACAACTGCACCGACTGCCGGGGCAAGGCGCTCGGGTGGCCGGCGATCCGGCACAGGTGCTACCGCGGGTCGGCGGCACAGAGCGCGCTGATGGCGACCACGCTGGCCGTGCACCGCTCGACGTGGAAGTCCGTGGACCGCTACATCGCGCTCACCGGGCAGATCGCCGCGCACCTCGCCGACTACGGCATTCCGGACGACCGCATCGTGGTCAAACCCAACGGGCTGCCGGACCCCGGAGAGCCGGCACCGCTGGGAGACGGTTTCCTGTACGCCGCCCGCCTGTCCCCGGAGAAGGGTCTCGCCCTGCTCCTCGACGCCTGGCGGCGGCACCCCGACGGCGCCCTCGGGCCGCTCCGCATCGCCGGCGACGGCGATCTGCGCCCGCTGGCCGAGCGCGCCGCCGCCGAGCGCGACGACGTGACCTACCTCGGCGCCCTCGACGCCGGAGGCATGGCGGCGGCCCGGCGCGACGCCGCGGTGATCGTGGCCGTACCGACCTGGAACGACGTGCTGCCCACGGTCATCCTCGAGGCGATGGCCGCCGGTCGCCCGGTGCTCGGCACCGACGTCGGCGGCATCCCCTATCTGCTCGGCCTCGCCGGCGAGGAAGATCTGCGCGGCCCGGCCGGCGGAAGAGACCTCCGCGGCCCCGCCGGCGAGAGCGATCTGCCCGGCCCCGCCGGCGAGAGCGCGACGGCTCCTGCCGGGTGGGCGGTGCGGCCGGAGCCCGAGGCGCTGGCCGCAGCGCTGCCGGTCGCGCGCGCGGAGGCGGGGAGCTTCGCCGCGGCGGCCCGGGACCGCTACCTGCGGGCCTTCCACCCCGACGTGGTCACCAAGCAGCTCATCGACGTCTACAACGGCCTCAGCCGGTAG
- a CDS encoding CDP-alcohol phosphatidyltransferase family protein yields MAGGAPPSGGPHATTAPGAAPTAADYYAVNRGGGLFSEAISQRIGARIAVFAHKRRLAPTVLTVANLGLSCLVSFVVVAAAGPVAEDHVWAWPVGLLALVGWQFAYALDCADGQLARVTGQTSPAGGRVDVLCDVAAQVALVAALAATAEAQVPATPAWLLAAFAGTWMVNLVTSVMQTGSQAASMVTSRSLPVRLVKLVRDYGAVIALAGVVLTVAPQASIWVIGAFTLVNGAFLAASIAFSGRESLRG; encoded by the coding sequence GTGGCGGGCGGCGCCCCGCCGTCGGGCGGACCGCATGCGACGACGGCTCCGGGAGCGGCGCCGACCGCCGCCGACTACTACGCCGTCAACCGCGGCGGCGGGCTGTTCAGTGAGGCGATCAGCCAGCGCATCGGCGCCCGGATCGCGGTGTTCGCCCATAAGCGCCGCCTCGCGCCCACCGTGCTCACGGTGGCCAACCTGGGGCTGAGCTGCCTCGTGTCGTTCGTCGTCGTCGCGGCGGCGGGCCCGGTGGCCGAGGACCACGTGTGGGCCTGGCCGGTCGGCCTGCTCGCCCTGGTCGGCTGGCAGTTCGCGTACGCCCTGGACTGCGCGGACGGCCAGCTTGCCCGCGTCACCGGGCAGACCAGCCCGGCCGGTGGCAGGGTCGACGTCCTCTGCGACGTGGCGGCGCAGGTCGCCCTGGTGGCGGCCCTGGCCGCGACCGCCGAGGCGCAGGTTCCGGCGACCCCGGCCTGGCTTCTCGCCGCGTTCGCGGGCACCTGGATGGTCAACCTGGTCACCTCGGTCATGCAGACCGGGTCGCAGGCGGCCAGCATGGTCACCAGCCGGTCGCTGCCGGTCCGCCTGGTCAAGCTGGTTCGCGACTACGGCGCCGTGATCGCGCTGGCCGGGGTGGTCCTCACCGTCGCACCGCAGGCAAGCATCTGGGTCATCGGCGCGTTCACCCTGGTCAACGGGGCGTTCCTGGCGGCCAGCATCGCCTTCTCGGGCCGCGAGTCCCTCCGCGGCTGA